CGAGGACCTGGCGTTCGCCCACGACTGCTACCGGGCGGGCTGTTCGGTCACACAGGCACGCCAGTGGACGAACACGATGGAAGCACCTCACACGCTCCGGGACCTGTGGGGCCAACGGAAGCGCTGGCGCGTCGGCCAGGTCGAGGTGCTCCACCGGACGCTTCGCGAGGCCCTCACGGAGGGGATCGATCGGCGCGGCCTGGTCTCGATCGGCCGCCTGACGTCTGCCCTGCTGGGCACCCTCGCCGTCCTCTTGCTGGCCGGCAAAATCGCTCTCTTGCTCATGCTCGACACCGAATCGGCCCTGCTCGTGCCCGTGGCCTGCCTCCTGGCCCTGATCGGCGGCGTCGCGCTCAGGGACGTCCGGGACGGGCGCATCGACGGACTCCACTGGAGCGCCTGTTTCGTCGTCTTCGTCGTGCCTGCCTTCGGCGTCCTGACGCTCAAGGCCGTCCTCGAGTACGCGATCAGCTGGAACGGCGAGTGGTACCGGGTGACGAAAACGGGAGCGTAAACGGCTGCGGTCGGCCAGGGTGGTGACGGCCGATCACTCGTAGTACGTCGGCGCCGCCAGCTCGACCGTCTCGGTCGCCAGCGTCTCGAACGTCGCCTCGCTCGCGACCAGGTCGACGTCGATTCCTGCCGCGGCTGCGGTCTCGCGCGTCGGCTCGCCGATGACGCCGACCGTGGCATTCGAGAGTCCTTCGAGCGCCGCGTCCCGAATACCCCGCTCGTCAGCGGCCTCAAGCCAGTTGGTGACCGTCAGCGAGGAGGTGAAACAGGCCACGTCGAGGTCCCCCGCGGCGGCGAGTTCCGTGGAATCGCCGCTCCCGTCGGGCCGGACGAGTCGGTAGAGGACGGTCTCGTGGACGTAGGCGCCGGCGGCCTCGATCCCCTCGAGCAGGACCGGACTTCCGTGGTCACTCCGGGCGACCTCGACGCGAGCGCCGTCGACGCGGCCCTCGAGGTCGGCCACGAGACCGCTCGAGGTGTACTCCGTGGGGACGATTTCGGGATCGTACCCCTGTTCGCGGAGGGCGTCGGCGGTCTTCGGGCCGATGGCACAGACGGTCGCGGTACCCGGGTCCCAGCGGTCACGTTCTTCGCTCTCGGCCGACCCGGCGACGAGTTCGACCCCCGTCTTGCTCGTCAGGATCGCGTAATCCGCGTCTTCGCGCGGACTCGCGCCGGTCGGCTCGACGGCCAGCATCGAGTCGGGAACGGGCGTCGCGCCGAGGGACTCGACCAATTCGATAGCGTCTTCGAGGCGGTCGTCGTCGGGGCGAAAGACGGCGACGGTGAGGTCACGCACGGGTCAGTTCCCCCCGTTCTCGATCCGATCGCCACCCTGCTCTCGCTCGTTCGCCAGGAACTCGAGCACCCGTTTGCGCGTTCCCGCCACGTCGCCGATAACCGTCACGGCGGGCGGTTCGATGCCGGCCTCGTCGCGAACGTCGACGATGGTCTCGAGGGTTCCCGTCGCGACCCGCTGACCGGGCCAGGTGCCGCGCTCGACGAGGGCGACGGGCGTCTCGGGCGCCATACCGGCCT
This region of Natronosalvus halobius genomic DNA includes:
- a CDS encoding uroporphyrinogen-III synthase; this encodes MRDLTVAVFRPDDDRLEDAIELVESLGATPVPDSMLAVEPTGASPREDADYAILTSKTGVELVAGSAESEERDRWDPGTATVCAIGPKTADALREQGYDPEIVPTEYTSSGLVADLEGRVDGARVEVARSDHGSPVLLEGIEAAGAYVHETVLYRLVRPDGSGDSTELAAAGDLDVACFTSSLTVTNWLEAADERGIRDAALEGLSNATVGVIGEPTRETAAAAGIDVDLVASEATFETLATETVELAAPTYYE